The region TGCTGTGGAATGTTCGATACGGAAGAATGATGGGAAGAAATGGAAAGCGTAAGCCAAAATAATAAAGGAAAAGTATGAGTAAAGGACTAATAATAGTGGAATCCCCTGCCAAAGCAGGAACAATCAGTAAATTTCTTAAAAATCAATATAATGTTAAAGCATCAATGGGGCACATTCGTGATTTGCCTGAACACGATTTGGGCGTAAAAATCGAGCAAAATTTCCAGCCCGTATATGTAGTAGATAAAAAGAAAAGTAAAATAATCTCCGAACTGAAAGAATCAGCATTAGCTGCGGATAGCGTTTATTTGGCAAGTGATAATGATCGCGAAGGAGAAGCAATTGCCTGGCATTTAACGGAAACATTGAAAAAGGAATTGCGAAATAAACCCGTCTATCGCATTGTTTTTAATGAAATTACTTCCCAGGCAATAAACGAAGCAATGCAAAACCCCGGCAAGATAGATATGGCAAAAGTGGAGGCACAACAGGCAAGAAGAATTTTAGACCGTCTGGTTGGTTATGAAATAAGCCCTCTGCTTTGGAAAGTGATTGCCAAAGAACTTTCTGCCGGTAGAGTTCAATCCGTTGCTTTGCGTTTAATTTGTGAACGCGAAGCGGAAATTAAAGCATTCGTTCCCAAAGAATTTTGGAAAATTGAAGCAAATTTTTGGAAAGGTAATTTGGCGCCTTTCAAAGCAGTTTTAGAAAAATTAGACGGTAAAAAAGTGGAAATTGCCAATGAGATAAATGCCATAGAAATTGTGGAAAAAATCCAAACCGCCGAGGCAAAAATAAGTGAAATAAAACGCAGCACTCGTAACATAGAACCCCTTCCTCCTTTTATAACCAGTACTTTGCAACAAGAAGCAAGTAAAATTTTGGGTTTTCAAGCACAAAAAACGATGAGCATTGCTCAAGTTCTTTATGAAGGTATAGATTTGGGAGGAGAAAGCACTGGCTTGATTTCTTATATGCGAACCGATTCCACCAGAATGGCTGAAGAGGCGGTAAATAGAGCTACTGACTTAATCAAAGAACGCTTTGGAGCAGATTCCGTAAACCCTAAAGTGCGGGTGTTTAAAAACAAACAAAGCGCTCAGGATGCGCATGAAGCAATTAGACCCACCGATCCATTCAGAACTCCTGAAGGCATTGCCCAGTATTTAACCAAAGAACAACTGAAATTATACACTCTTATCTGGCAGCGTTTTATCGCTACTCAAATGAAACCGGTTAAATTACTCTCCACCAATGTAAAAATTAGTGCCGGTAAAGCAGAATTTGTTTCTTCCGGTGCTCAGATAATGGAGGAGGGCTTTTTGAAAGCATACTCTTACATAAACATACCTTTAGGCGAAAAAATCCATTCCGATTATGCCCAAGCTGATGTTTTGGAACATAGCCCTCTGGAAAAAACCCAACATTTTACTACTCCGCCTTCCAGATATACTGAAGCAGCTTTAATTAAAGAATTGGAAGCAAAAGGAATTGGACGCCCTTCCACTTACGCTGCCATAATTAGTACTTTGCGGAATCGTAAATATGTGACAATGGAGAAAAAAGCATTTGTCCCCACTTCCTTGGGAACCGATGTAAACCGCTTTTTGGTAGATAAGTTTGATTATCTTTTCAATGTTCAATTCACTGCCGAAATGGAAAGCAAACTGGATGAAGTGGAATATAGCAAAATTACTTGGAATGAGGTAGTAAAAGAATATTACGCTCAACTTTCGGAATTGATAGACAAAGTGGATGTTAAAAAAGAGAAAAATAACTTTGTGCAAGATACTGGAATCGTCTGTGAGGTGTGTAAACAAGGCACTATGTTAATTAAACATAGCAAAGGGGGCGAATTTCTTGCCTGCAGTCATTATCCGCAATGTAAAAACAGCAAAAGTTTCACTCGTGATGAAAACGGCAATATCCAAATAGTTGTCCCCACCGCTTTAGACGAAAAATGCCCTGAATGCGGTTCACCTTTAATGCTCAGACACGGAAGATATGGCGAATTTATTGCCTGTTCCAATTACCCTAAATGTAAATATGCACGCCCCAAAACCTTGGGTATAAAATGCCCTGAGTGTGGAAAAGGAGAATTAACCGCACACAAATCCAAAAAAGGACGCCCTTTTTATTCCTGCAATCGCTATCCGGAATGTAAATTCATTATAAACGATAAACCCTTGCCGATAGCTTGTCCCAAATGCGGAAATCCTTATTTGGTGGAAAAATATAGCAGCGAAAAAGGTAAATATAAAATGTGTCCCAAATGCAAAACCGAGATGGAATAGGCAATGAATATTAAAGATGGCATCAATAGTGCTTTTCAAAGCATTTTCAGCCATAAACTTAGGTCTCTTTTAACTCTTACCGGTATAGTTATTGGCGTGCTTGCCGTTGTAACTATGTTCTCCAGTGTTTATGCCATTAAAGGACTAATTAAAAAAAATATGGAAGGAATGGGCTGGGATAATTCCATCATTATTTACCCAAGCGTAGGCAATGAAGATAAAGAAATGGGCAAAAACCGCAGCCATATAAGACGCCCCAGACAAAGCGTTCCCTTTCTGAATTATGACGATTATCTGGCTCTGAAAGAAAACCTGAATTATAAATGTATTTACGGTTCATTGACCAAACAGAGCTTATATAGGGTTGGCAATAAAGTAAATAATATTATCCTGTGCGCCACGGAAGTAGATTTTTTTAAAAATAAAAGCTATCCTATCGGCAAGGGACGCTATTTTAATGCCTACGAAGCCGAAAATAACATACCGGTTGCTGTTTTGGGTTATCAATTTGCCGAAGAATATTTTAAAGATAAAGACCCCATTGGACAAGTTTTGATTTTGGGTTCGCATCGTTTCACAGTTGTGGGTGTGTTAGCTCCTGATGTTTTAAATGCTGGCAATGGAATGAATTTTAACCCCTGGGAAAGGCAGAGGGATTTGAAATCTGTATATATACCTTTAAAATATGGAGCCACTTATATAGAGCCCAATAAGATCATCCACCAGATATATCTGCAATCATACTCCACCGACGATTATCTCAAATTAAAAAATGCAGCCAGGCAGATAATGCTTTCCAGACATAATATGTATCCCAATTTCCAGTTTATGGATATTGGCGATATGATCCTAAAAATCACTACGGAAATAAATAAATTTATGGATAAATGGAATATAACCCTTATTGCCATTGCTTCCATTTCTTTGATTGTAGGAGGAATAGGGCTATTTAGCACTTTGCTGATCAGCATTCAGGAAAGAATGACTGAAATTGGCATTCGCAAAAGCATTGGAGCTACGGAACAGGATATCTTCTTCTATTTTATTTTTGAAGCGCTGGCTTTGGCTTTTACGGGAGCTGTTTTAGGAGTTATTCTTGCCTGGATATTGATTACACTGATAGCAGGCGCTATCAAATTTCCCCTTTATTTGCCTATGCAAGGAGTTGCGGTAGGATTGGGTTTTTCTTTGTTAATTGGTTTTCTATCAGGACTTTATCCTGCCTGGAAAGCAACTGGAATTGATCCTATCCAGGCAATTTACTATCATGAGTGAAAGGGTCTTGGAGTCGAGAGGTCTTGGGGTCGAGGGGTCTTGGGGTCGAGAGGTCTTGGAGTCGAGAGGTCTTGGGGTCGAGAGGTCTTGGGGTCGAGAGGTCTTGAGGTCTTGGGGTCGAGAGGTCGAGAGGTCTTGAAGTGGAAAAGTGGAAAGGTGGAAAAGTGAAACCCGGCGTGTAGCCGGAGCTCGCTGAAGCTCCGCAAGAAAATGGAAAGGTGGAAAAGTGAAACCCGGCGTGTAGCCGGAGCTCGCTGTTCCTCCGCAAATTATAAATAGGAGAAATCCCAGTGAAAATAATCAATAAAATAACTATGTTCTTGGCAAAAAAACGATTGCTGATTACCAGAGTCCTCTGCACAGTCGTTATTTTGGAATTTATTCTTAACTTTCACTATCGTATCGCACATACATTAAAAAACCCTACTGCAGTCATAATCAGTATAATTCTGATTGCTTTGGGTGCTTTTATCCGTTCTTGGTCTGCTGGAATAATTGAAAAAAGAAATCGGCTTGTAATGGAAGGACCTTATACTTTATGTAGAAATCCTCTCTATGCAGGCAGTTCTTTTATGTTGTTGGGAGCGGTTTTATATGTGAATGATATTTGGGCTTGGTTGCTTGCCGGTCTGTTGATTTTGGTTATCTTTCCGTTTACCATTATAAAGGAAGAAAAGACCTTAAGTAATAATTTCCCTGAGGATTGGCAAAGTTATATTTTAACCACGGGTAGGTATTTTCCCAAGAAAATTGATTGGAAACGCCTGAAACAAAAATGGTCGTTTCAGCTGTGGCTTAAAAATAGAGAGTATAATATGTTTCTGCTGTCGCTTCTGCTTATGGGAATCATTATAGTAATTAGTTTCTAAGTGATTCTGTTTGCTCCCTATCTACTTTTGTGCAATCGGAGTGAGTTAAACTTTTAGCGTGGTCTCCAGAAATTTAACCAAAAATGTTGGTTGGTAAGATAGTTTTGCTTGCCTTAAGCCCTCCAAACCCAGGTCTTGTTCACGGTTTAGATATTTAAAACGATTTTGCAGATAGCGAGCTGTTTCCCAATTAACAATTTGTGCTGCGCCCTTTTTTTCAGGATCAAATTTTTCAAAATGCTCGGTAACCATATTCTCGGTCTGAGGCGAAAAAATGGAAAAAGCGGCAATTTTATTATGCAAACAGATAATAATGCCTTCGCAAGGTAATGTGTCCCACATCTTTAATGCATTCTCAATGGCCTTAATTTCGGTCATTAAATAAATACCTTCGGCACTGCGTTCTCTTTTCCATTTGTAAGTAAAGCGCAAAAGAACTTCAAATTTGTCACTGGTCACTGGCAAAACCTGATAGTCAGGATATGCACGCACAAACTGTGAAATCAGATTCTTCTTTTTAGCAAGCTGCTTACCCGAGAGTTTTACCAATTTGTCTATTTCGTAAACATAATCCGCCCAAGCTCTATCTTCGTTCACTTCAAAATAGTTATCCATTTCAGGATGCTGAGCATAATATTCTTCCGGAACAATGTTCAACTCCGCTTTAGGATATTCTTGTTTAAATAAATGCACCAGGTTAGCCAAATCGGCACAAGTAAAATTATCCCCCAAAGGAAAACAGATATTTTGATATTGAGGGTTAAAAATAACCAGATTATCCTGCCAAAGCAGATAGTGATTGTGATAAATTTTACCCCAAGCAAGCAGATTTGTTACATTAAAATCACAATTTCTCCGCGGAAAGCGAGTGAGATAATCTTGCAATAATGGAATTTGCTCTTCCGTAATTAAGTTCAGCCCATTCATTTATTTATCACTTAATAAAAAAGGCGTGTAGGAATTCATCACTTTAAAGCCCAAGCCCTGATAGAAATTCTCATAACCCGGCTCACTGATTAACCCTATCCATTGCAGTTTTTGTTCTTGCAAAAAGTTGATTAAAGTGCTAACAATTTGCTTTCCGATTCCTTGCCGTCGATATTCTTTCAGCACGGTTACATCTTGTATATAAGCATCACTTACACCGTCACTTATAGCTCTGCCCATACCTATAATTTGATCATTAAAAATAGCAATAACGAAGCAAAAGGAATTGGCAACGATCTTGTTGATTGTTTCCCAATCGGATTCTTTGTCTTCAGTTGACCACCATCCCGCTTGACGGTAAAGTTCTAATATTGCCTGTGTATCGGTTTCTTTAACAATTTTACACTTTGCTGTGATTTTCATAATATCTTATGTCCTACATATATTTAACGAGAACATTCCTTTCAAAAAAACTATCGGCTAAGAAGCAGATTTTTGTCAAGCACGCATTTGGGATAGGAACACGCAAATATATTAAATAGCAGATTTAATGGGTGTGAGATGAACCGGATTTTAGGGATTTTTATATTTAGCCACCGAAATAAATTAAACCACCGAAGGCACCGAAATTAATTAAGCCACCGAAAACACCGAAATTACCGAGATCACCGAAATAAATTAACATTGAACTAAGAACTCCGGCACTTTGAACTCTGGCACTTTGAACTCCCGCACTTTGCACTCCCGCACTTTGCACTCCCGCACTTTGAACTCCCGCACTTTGAACGACGGGTTTTTAACTTGGCGTAGTAATAATGGAGGGTTGACGTCCTCGTCAACCACAACAAACAAACTATCAGACAATCCTAAAATAAGGCGGAAACTGCATAATTTGGTTGTAATGGGAACGACGAGGACGTCGTTCTTCCTTTAATGTATTTCACAGATTTACAAGTTAACTACTAATAAAAGAACTTTGAACTCCCGCACTTTGAACTCCCGCACTTTGAACTTTGCACTCCCGCACTTTGAACTCCCGCACTCAATTTGCAGTTGACAGAAATTATCTCTTTTCTGTTAATGATTTATCTACATAAAAAGGACTTAGGCAAAATGAAAGATGGCGAATTGATTTTCGGCAGCGATTTCTTTAATCTGGAGGATGAACTAACATTGACTTCAGACGAACTTCACTTACGCGCGGGTGAATTAAGGGAAGTTACTGTGCTTTTTGCAGATATACATGGTTTTAGTACTATTTCCAACCTCTTTGACGCCGAAACTATCCATCGCAAAATGGATGAAATAATGAAGCTATTTTCTCGTTGTATAAGTTTTTACGGCGGCTTTGTAGATAAGTATATGGGGGATGGCATAATGGCTTTATTTGGTGCCAAAACCGCTACGGAACAGAATACCGAAAGAGCAATTCTCGCTGCCCTTAAAATGCAGGAACAGATGAAATTGTATAATACTAAATTAAAGCAACAGAGCGGTTTTGAACATATCGACTTGGAAGTTCGGATTGGCATCAATGCCGGAATTGTTTCCGTTGGCAAAGTCGGAGAAGATAGAGAAGGAGATTTTACCGTTTATGGACCCGAAGTCAACTTGGCTTCCCGAATGGAATCCAATGCTCCCGTAAATAGCATTATGCTTCCCGAAAAGACAATGGTGGCGGTTCAGCGTAGTTTTGAATTTATAGATGCAGATTGGAAGAGTTTAAAAGGATTTTCCGAACCGGTGCATTGCTATTTGGTAAAAGCGCCCAAATTGGATAGTTCCCTGCACCGCAGAAATTTGAGCACGCATTATATTGGCAGAGAAAAAGAGCTTCACTTGCTGCAAGACACCTTTTTGAATATTGATCCAAAAAAGCGCATACCAGTCATCGGAATTAAAGGTGAAGCAGGATTAGGTAAAACGCGTTTAGTATATGAATTTGAAAATTCCTGCCCCGAAAATACTGTTTTCCTGCATGGTGCCTGCAGTGCTATAAATCCAGCTCCTTTAAATTTATTCACTTCCATCTGTGAGACCCTTTTCCGTTTGCAGATAAATGAAAATCCCCAAATTAAACAGAAAAAGCTGGAAAATGCGTATGCCACTATGTTAAAAACTGCCTCCGCGGAAGAAAAGGATATTCTAACTGACGGTAAACCACTTATCTCTTTCCTGTTGGAAATAAAAAGTGAGGATACCCGTTTAAAGCAAAGCGGAGCAGACCTTTTGCAGCATCTTTCTTTGGCTATCGAAAATCTCATTTTCGCTCAGGTTAATTTCACATTACGCCATAACAATAAGCTGGTTATCGTTTTAGATGATTTACACTGGCTGGATGAGACATCAGCAATGGTCTTGGAGAATTTATTCAATAAAATTACTTTGGCAAACACGCTCCCCCCTTTGATGTTTATCTTGATGTATCGTTCGGAATATAATCTCCCCGCTTATTTTGATACTTTAGCACAAGTGACAGAGATAGAGCTGAATCCTTTGCAAGCAAAAGAAATCAGGGATTTAATCATCACTCGCACACAAGATAAAGAAATATCCGAACCGATTATAGATAAAGTAATCCAGCTCTCTCAAGGAAATCCTTTCTTTGTGGAAGAATGGTGTAACTATGTTCAAGATATACCATTAGACAATTTACAGAATATTCCGGTGCCGGCCAATTTATATAATCTGATTCTCTCGCGTTTAGATAAATTGCCCGTTTCCTTAAGAATGCTTTTACATAAAGCCGCGGTTATTGGGCAAGAATTCTTTGTGGAAATTTTGCGCTATTTGGAAAATCGTCTGCAGGATAATCTGGATGTAGATTCCACGCTGAATATTCTGGAAGAACAGTCATTCATTCTGCATTCTTTGGGCTTTAATTATTCCACTTACTTCTTTAAGCACATCATAACCCGGGAAGTTGCCTATCAAACATTATTGGTGGAAAACCGTAAACTCTTGCATCGTTTGTGTGGAGAAGCAATTGAGACATTGTATCCGGACCGCTTGGAAGAATTTTATTATGCTTTGGCAGAACACTTTCACAAAGCGGAAGTGAAAGATAAGGCACTTATCTATATTGAAAAAGCGGCCGATAGTTCTGCCAAAATTTACAATAATCAACAAGCAATGCAGTTATATGAACTGCTTCTAAATTACCCTGAATTACAACCAGTTAAGCGTTTGGAAACAACAATGAAAATTGCCGATATTTTGTGGCTGACGGGGGATTGGAATAAAGCCATAGAAACCGTGCAAAAGCTACTTACAGAATCAATAGCGATAAAAGCGGAGAGGATTTGTTTTGAGGCATATCGCTTTTTAGGGATTGCTGCCTTTTATCAAAATGACAATGAAAATGCCTTGCAT is a window of Candidatus Cloacimonas sp. DNA encoding:
- the topA gene encoding type I DNA topoisomerase translates to MSKGLIIVESPAKAGTISKFLKNQYNVKASMGHIRDLPEHDLGVKIEQNFQPVYVVDKKKSKIISELKESALAADSVYLASDNDREGEAIAWHLTETLKKELRNKPVYRIVFNEITSQAINEAMQNPGKIDMAKVEAQQARRILDRLVGYEISPLLWKVIAKELSAGRVQSVALRLICEREAEIKAFVPKEFWKIEANFWKGNLAPFKAVLEKLDGKKVEIANEINAIEIVEKIQTAEAKISEIKRSTRNIEPLPPFITSTLQQEASKILGFQAQKTMSIAQVLYEGIDLGGESTGLISYMRTDSTRMAEEAVNRATDLIKERFGADSVNPKVRVFKNKQSAQDAHEAIRPTDPFRTPEGIAQYLTKEQLKLYTLIWQRFIATQMKPVKLLSTNVKISAGKAEFVSSGAQIMEEGFLKAYSYINIPLGEKIHSDYAQADVLEHSPLEKTQHFTTPPSRYTEAALIKELEAKGIGRPSTYAAIISTLRNRKYVTMEKKAFVPTSLGTDVNRFLVDKFDYLFNVQFTAEMESKLDEVEYSKITWNEVVKEYYAQLSELIDKVDVKKEKNNFVQDTGIVCEVCKQGTMLIKHSKGGEFLACSHYPQCKNSKSFTRDENGNIQIVVPTALDEKCPECGSPLMLRHGRYGEFIACSNYPKCKYARPKTLGIKCPECGKGELTAHKSKKGRPFYSCNRYPECKFIINDKPLPIACPKCGNPYLVEKYSSEKGKYKMCPKCKTEME
- a CDS encoding ABC transporter permease translates to MNIKDGINSAFQSIFSHKLRSLLTLTGIVIGVLAVVTMFSSVYAIKGLIKKNMEGMGWDNSIIIYPSVGNEDKEMGKNRSHIRRPRQSVPFLNYDDYLALKENLNYKCIYGSLTKQSLYRVGNKVNNIILCATEVDFFKNKSYPIGKGRYFNAYEAENNIPVAVLGYQFAEEYFKDKDPIGQVLILGSHRFTVVGVLAPDVLNAGNGMNFNPWERQRDLKSVYIPLKYGATYIEPNKIIHQIYLQSYSTDDYLKLKNAARQIMLSRHNMYPNFQFMDIGDMILKITTEINKFMDKWNITLIAIASISLIVGGIGLFSTLLISIQERMTEIGIRKSIGATEQDIFFYFIFEALALAFTGAVLGVILAWILITLIAGAIKFPLYLPMQGVAVGLGFSLLIGFLSGLYPAWKATGIDPIQAIYYHE
- a CDS encoding methyltransferase — translated: MKIINKITMFLAKKRLLITRVLCTVVILEFILNFHYRIAHTLKNPTAVIISIILIALGAFIRSWSAGIIEKRNRLVMEGPYTLCRNPLYAGSSFMLLGAVLYVNDIWAWLLAGLLILVIFPFTIIKEEKTLSNNFPEDWQSYILTTGRYFPKKIDWKRLKQKWSFQLWLKNREYNMFLLSLLLMGIIIVISF
- a CDS encoding phosphatidylglycerol lysyltransferase domain-containing protein → MNGLNLITEEQIPLLQDYLTRFPRRNCDFNVTNLLAWGKIYHNHYLLWQDNLVIFNPQYQNICFPLGDNFTCADLANLVHLFKQEYPKAELNIVPEEYYAQHPEMDNYFEVNEDRAWADYVYEIDKLVKLSGKQLAKKKNLISQFVRAYPDYQVLPVTSDKFEVLLRFTYKWKRERSAEGIYLMTEIKAIENALKMWDTLPCEGIIICLHNKIAAFSIFSPQTENMVTEHFEKFDPEKKGAAQIVNWETARYLQNRFKYLNREQDLGLEGLRQAKLSYQPTFLVKFLETTLKV
- a CDS encoding GNAT family N-acetyltransferase; amino-acid sequence: MKITAKCKIVKETDTQAILELYRQAGWWSTEDKESDWETINKIVANSFCFVIAIFNDQIIGMGRAISDGVSDAYIQDVTVLKEYRRQGIGKQIVSTLINFLQEQKLQWIGLISEPGYENFYQGLGFKVMNSYTPFLLSDK
- a CDS encoding adenylate/guanylate cyclase domain-containing protein; protein product: MIYLHKKDLGKMKDGELIFGSDFFNLEDELTLTSDELHLRAGELREVTVLFADIHGFSTISNLFDAETIHRKMDEIMKLFSRCISFYGGFVDKYMGDGIMALFGAKTATEQNTERAILAALKMQEQMKLYNTKLKQQSGFEHIDLEVRIGINAGIVSVGKVGEDREGDFTVYGPEVNLASRMESNAPVNSIMLPEKTMVAVQRSFEFIDADWKSLKGFSEPVHCYLVKAPKLDSSLHRRNLSTHYIGREKELHLLQDTFLNIDPKKRIPVIGIKGEAGLGKTRLVYEFENSCPENTVFLHGACSAINPAPLNLFTSICETLFRLQINENPQIKQKKLENAYATMLKTASAEEKDILTDGKPLISFLLEIKSEDTRLKQSGADLLQHLSLAIENLIFAQVNFTLRHNNKLVIVLDDLHWLDETSAMVLENLFNKITLANTLPPLMFILMYRSEYNLPAYFDTLAQVTEIELNPLQAKEIRDLIITRTQDKEISEPIIDKVIQLSQGNPFFVEEWCNYVQDIPLDNLQNIPVPANLYNLILSRLDKLPVSLRMLLHKAAVIGQEFFVEILRYLENRLQDNLDVDSTLNILEEQSFILHSLGFNYSTYFFKHIITREVAYQTLLVENRKLLHRLCGEAIETLYPDRLEEFYYALAEHFHKAEVKDKALIYIEKAADSSAKIYNNQQAMQLYELLLNYPELQPVKRLETTMKIADILWLTGDWNKAIETVQKLLTESIAIKAERICFEAYRFLGIAAFYQNDNENALHYFNLAYQIAKQINEPSLVSIALGNLGNWYFRTGGLTKAYQLQQQDLAISLQEQDKQRTAKVYSNLGLICLEENKLNQAEDYFIQSLAIAKENRFLKEQSIALGNLGYTKMLTENYIEALPLLQQKLKIATEMNDKLELINVLGNIANLYLETAEPDKAIDNYKKIIEIYDYLGDTEGKNEVLDFIAKLEKR